One region of Citrus sinensis cultivar Valencia sweet orange chromosome 6, DVS_A1.0, whole genome shotgun sequence genomic DNA includes:
- the LOC102620921 gene encoding uncharacterized protein LOC102620921 isoform X1, protein MEGRKQTGSSSSLTNELFGSKESSSSSGIFGSIFSPPSKVLGRESLRSESMEKKHDSSKEAWNTKPTTPVLLLSFPGDASRSYETESQGTAYKDMSSMYQDQRVQPCHLSSSIYYGGQDVYSPRPPNSQGPGVNSVFKKDGEDDSGSASRGNWWQGSLYY, encoded by the exons atggaAGGAAGAAAGCAAACAGGTTCCTCTTCTTCATTGACGAACGAGTTGTTCGGCTCCAAAGAATCTTCTTCCTCCTCTGGGATTTTCGGTTCTATCTTTTCGCCTCCCTCTAAG GTGTTAGGGAGGGAGTCTCTGCGTTCTGAATCAATGGAGAAAAAGCATGACTCTTCAAAGGAGGCATGGAACACCAAACCCACTACTCCTG TTCTCTTACTTTCCTTTCCAGGTGATGCATCGAGAAGCTATGAAACTGAAAGCCAGGGCACGGCATATAAGGACATGAGTTCCATGTATCAGGACCAGAGAGTGCAACCGTGCCATTTAAGTTCATCAATCTATTATGGTGGCCAAGACGTCTATTCTCCTAGACCACCGAATTCCCAGGGCCCTGGAGTTAATTCTGTG TTCAAAAAAGATGGAGAAGATGATTCTGGGAGTGCTTCCAGAGGAAATTGGTGGCAAg GATCTCTCTATTATTAA
- the LOC102620921 gene encoding uncharacterized protein LOC102620921 isoform X2, giving the protein MEGRKQTGSSSSLTNELFGSKESSSSSGIFGSIFSPPSKVLGRESLRSESMEKKHDSSKEAWNTKPTTPGDASRSYETESQGTAYKDMSSMYQDQRVQPCHLSSSIYYGGQDVYSPRPPNSQGPGVNSVFKKDGEDDSGSASRGNWWQGSLYY; this is encoded by the exons atggaAGGAAGAAAGCAAACAGGTTCCTCTTCTTCATTGACGAACGAGTTGTTCGGCTCCAAAGAATCTTCTTCCTCCTCTGGGATTTTCGGTTCTATCTTTTCGCCTCCCTCTAAG GTGTTAGGGAGGGAGTCTCTGCGTTCTGAATCAATGGAGAAAAAGCATGACTCTTCAAAGGAGGCATGGAACACCAAACCCACTACTCCTG GTGATGCATCGAGAAGCTATGAAACTGAAAGCCAGGGCACGGCATATAAGGACATGAGTTCCATGTATCAGGACCAGAGAGTGCAACCGTGCCATTTAAGTTCATCAATCTATTATGGTGGCCAAGACGTCTATTCTCCTAGACCACCGAATTCCCAGGGCCCTGGAGTTAATTCTGTG TTCAAAAAAGATGGAGAAGATGATTCTGGGAGTGCTTCCAGAGGAAATTGGTGGCAAg GATCTCTCTATTATTAA